From Streptomyces sp. NBC_00690, a single genomic window includes:
- a CDS encoding NAD-dependent succinate-semialdehyde dehydrogenase, which translates to MYAVTDPTTGEVNVTYPTATDAEVAAAVDSAHTATAWGRTSSVAERAALLRRLGDLHTEHRAELAASIVREMGKPLPEAEGEVDFCVDIYHYYADHAEEFLADEPIDVVSGPGTAVIRRSPVGVLLGIMPWNFPAYQVARFAAPNLATGNTIVLKHAPQCPATAALLEKLVAEAGFPAGAYVNVYATNEQIAEVIADPRVQGVSLTGSERAGAAVAEIAGRHLKKVVLELGGSDPFIVLSTDDLDAVVESAVAARLDNTGQACNAAKRFVVVDHLHDAFVERFTAKLLASETGAPLSSTAAAENLGRQVDAAVAQGATLRSTGERRGAYFPAGVLTDLTTEHPAAREELFGPVAMVFNASDEEDAVRIANDTPYGLGSYLFTTDPTQAERVAARIEAGMVFVNGVGAEGAELPFGGVKRSGFGRELGRPGIEEFVNKKLIRTVA; encoded by the coding sequence ATGTACGCCGTCACCGACCCGACCACTGGCGAGGTCAACGTCACCTACCCCACCGCCACGGACGCTGAAGTGGCGGCAGCCGTGGATTCCGCCCACACGGCGACCGCCTGGGGACGCACCAGTTCCGTGGCCGAGCGTGCGGCCCTGCTGCGGCGTCTTGGTGACCTGCACACGGAGCACCGGGCCGAGCTGGCGGCGAGCATCGTCCGCGAGATGGGCAAGCCGCTCCCGGAGGCCGAGGGCGAGGTCGACTTCTGCGTCGACATCTATCACTACTACGCCGACCACGCCGAGGAGTTCCTCGCCGACGAGCCAATCGACGTCGTTTCCGGTCCCGGCACCGCCGTCATCCGGCGCAGTCCGGTGGGCGTACTCCTCGGGATCATGCCGTGGAACTTCCCGGCGTACCAGGTCGCCCGCTTCGCCGCCCCGAACCTGGCGACCGGCAACACGATCGTGCTCAAGCACGCGCCGCAATGCCCGGCTACTGCGGCCCTGCTGGAGAAGCTGGTTGCCGAGGCGGGCTTCCCGGCCGGGGCCTATGTCAATGTGTACGCCACCAACGAGCAGATCGCCGAGGTCATCGCCGACCCCCGGGTCCAGGGAGTCTCACTCACCGGGTCCGAACGAGCTGGTGCGGCCGTCGCGGAGATCGCCGGACGGCACCTCAAGAAGGTCGTTCTCGAACTGGGCGGCTCCGATCCCTTCATCGTCCTGTCCACCGACGACCTCGACGCGGTCGTCGAATCCGCCGTCGCCGCCCGCCTCGACAACACCGGCCAGGCATGCAACGCCGCCAAGCGCTTCGTGGTCGTCGACCACCTCCATGACGCGTTCGTCGAACGGTTCACCGCCAAGCTGCTCGCCAGCGAGACCGGCGCCCCGTTGTCATCAACCGCCGCGGCCGAGAACCTCGGCCGTCAGGTCGACGCGGCCGTGGCTCAAGGAGCCACTCTGCGCAGCACCGGCGAGCGGCGCGGTGCCTACTTCCCCGCCGGAGTCCTGACCGACCTCACCACCGAGCACCCTGCGGCCCGGGAGGAACTGTTCGGACCGGTGGCCATGGTCTTCAACGCCTCTGACGAGGAGGACGCCGTACGGATCGCCAACGACACCCCCTACGGTCTCGGCTCGTACCTCTTCACCACCGACCCCACGCAAGCCGAGCGTGTCGCCGCTCGGATCGAGGCCGGCATGGTCTTCGTCAACGGGGTCGGTGCCGAGGGCGCCGAACTGCCCTTCGGCGGTGTGAAGCGCTCCGGGTTCGGGCGCGAACTCGGCCGGCCCGGGATCGAGGAGTTCGTCAACAAGAAGCTCATCCGGACCGTCGCTTGA
- a CDS encoding histidine decarboxylase: protein MITEHPDTPPTALSTPTDDDYRLGADAYTDERRTAVLARLEGYLGEQRGRFLGYQVNLSLGGHAALGRFLGYHINNIGDPFVDSNYSLHSRWLERAVLEHYAGLWHAPLPQDPAHPRDEDGWGYVLSMGSTEGNLYAMWNARDYLDGNALVRDEVSGETSCRTSYIRAEHPDDNPNAYAPVAFFSQETHYSHIKAMRVLDIPTFYDLGGSLYPGECPIDLAGTGTQTYNGWPLGGVPTTGGDEGPGTVDVDALVALVDFFAAKGHPVLVNFNIGSVFKGAYDDVQGACERLRPVFERHGLIDRRVRFDPDDPERVSVRNGYWIHVDGALGGAYAPYLEKARNAGLIKTAPPVFDFRIPEVSSIVTSGHKYPGAPVPTGIYMSRAGSKLRPPSDPAVVSSPDSTFAGSRSGFASLAMWNHLAQFSEEQQVRQAAEVLRIAEYTAGRLRTLSDQLKERGEPWAEDGIEVGHGDHALSVWFQQPRAAITQKYSLACVPLNLGGHRHDYSHIYVMPHVTQELIDELLDDLARPGAFDRSAEGDADRPRLPGQR from the coding sequence ATGATCACAGAGCACCCCGATACTCCCCCGACGGCATTGTCCACGCCCACCGACGACGACTACCGGCTGGGTGCGGACGCGTACACCGATGAGCGGCGGACAGCGGTCCTCGCCAGACTGGAGGGGTACCTCGGCGAGCAGCGCGGGCGTTTTCTGGGGTACCAGGTCAACTTGTCGCTCGGCGGCCATGCGGCCCTCGGACGCTTCCTGGGGTACCACATCAACAACATCGGGGACCCGTTCGTCGACAGCAACTACAGCCTGCATTCGCGGTGGCTGGAGCGGGCGGTGCTGGAGCACTACGCCGGCCTGTGGCACGCCCCGCTCCCTCAGGACCCTGCCCACCCGCGGGACGAGGACGGGTGGGGCTATGTGCTGTCCATGGGCAGTACCGAGGGCAACTTGTACGCCATGTGGAACGCCCGCGACTACCTCGACGGCAACGCTCTGGTCCGCGATGAGGTCTCCGGCGAGACAAGCTGTCGTACGTCGTACATCCGGGCTGAGCACCCCGACGACAACCCCAACGCGTACGCGCCGGTGGCGTTCTTCTCCCAGGAGACCCACTACTCCCACATCAAGGCCATGCGGGTACTGGACATTCCGACCTTCTACGACCTGGGCGGCAGCCTCTACCCGGGCGAGTGTCCCATCGACCTGGCCGGCACCGGGACGCAGACCTACAACGGCTGGCCGCTCGGCGGAGTCCCGACCACCGGCGGGGACGAGGGACCGGGCACCGTCGACGTCGACGCCCTGGTCGCCCTCGTGGACTTCTTCGCCGCCAAGGGCCACCCCGTTCTGGTCAATTTCAACATCGGCAGCGTCTTCAAGGGCGCTTACGACGACGTCCAGGGCGCCTGCGAGCGTCTGCGTCCCGTCTTTGAGCGGCATGGCCTCATCGACCGCAGGGTGCGATTCGACCCCGACGACCCCGAGCGGGTCAGCGTCCGCAACGGCTACTGGATCCACGTCGACGGAGCACTCGGCGGCGCCTACGCCCCCTACCTGGAGAAGGCCCGGAACGCCGGCCTCATCAAGACCGCGCCCCCGGTCTTCGACTTTCGGATCCCCGAGGTCTCCTCGATTGTCACCAGCGGGCACAAGTACCCCGGCGCGCCCGTCCCCACGGGGATCTACATGTCCCGTGCCGGATCCAAACTGCGCCCGCCGTCCGACCCGGCGGTCGTCTCCTCCCCGGACAGCACCTTCGCCGGTTCCCGCAGCGGATTCGCGAGCCTGGCCATGTGGAACCATCTCGCGCAGTTCAGCGAGGAACAGCAGGTGCGCCAGGCCGCCGAGGTTCTGCGGATCGCCGAGTACACGGCCGGCCGTCTCCGAACCCTCAGCGACCAGCTGAAGGAACGCGGTGAGCCCTGGGCCGAGGACGGTATCGAGGTCGGACACGGCGACCACGCGCTCAGCGTCTGGTTCCAGCAGCCCCGGGCCGCGATCACGCAGAAGTACTCCCTGGCGTGCGTCCCTCTCAACCTCGGCGGCCACCGCCACGACTACAGCCACATCTACGTCATGCCACATGTCACCCAGGAACTCATCGACGAACTTCTCGACGACCTCGCCCGCCCGGGCGCCTTCGACCGCTCAGCCGAAGGAGACGCGGACCGACCCCGGCTCCCCGGACAACGCTGA
- a CDS encoding transposase: MPLNHFRERTGAPWCDLPARFGKWKTLHDRLRRWWADDTWDRIPSAIQADVNTEGRLDSTQTGVDSTFVVRNGGAPTWPPC; the protein is encoded by the coding sequence ATGCCCCTCAACCACTTCCGGGAACGGACAGGGGCGCCGTGGTGTGATCTGCCTGCACGCTTCGGAAAGTGGAAGACCCTCCATGACCGTCTTCGGCGCTGGTGGGCGGATGACACGTGGGACCGCATCCCTTCAGCGATCCAAGCCGATGTGAACACCGAGGGACGGCTGGACTCGACTCAGACCGGCGTGGATTCCACTTTCGTTGTACGCAACGGTGGCGCGCCCACCTGGCCACCATGCTGA
- a CDS encoding TY-Chap domain-containing protein, whose protein sequence is MENTIPRGNWLDDDVFRELVREIILLRPGGWSLEEFERAGAVLGWELGEPSEVAGQIWRRFLPRRGPWGGNGTVIAGLSEPGRIHTLRVPVVDLPPEDAWTASDLVRAAWWVMEEELGPPTLWGGRVGPWMVWPRPGGSLVVHSHHSGRVNLELVHTGPNSDAATQGGFRGSWRAADPAHLPAAPAGPHQPTTGWDRIQERLFQALRALTHDTPFLPARFILHLASAHDPLRFVQCWNDGPELVIEATGYLHHPELAAPARLADSGWNLTRPVWQRRFPQAAKDWVSSRTAARMLVEELKNLGSDPAHLVHSGTVTGRGRAFHLDLPETGVRRGRP, encoded by the coding sequence ATGGAGAACACGATTCCGCGAGGCAACTGGCTCGACGACGATGTGTTCCGCGAGCTGGTGCGGGAGATCATTCTGCTGCGACCGGGCGGGTGGAGCCTGGAGGAGTTCGAGCGCGCCGGCGCAGTGCTGGGGTGGGAACTGGGCGAACCCAGTGAGGTCGCCGGGCAGATCTGGCGCCGCTTCCTACCTCGCAGGGGGCCCTGGGGTGGCAACGGCACGGTGATCGCAGGACTTTCGGAACCCGGGCGGATACATACGCTGCGTGTTCCCGTCGTCGACCTGCCCCCCGAGGACGCGTGGACCGCCAGCGACCTGGTCCGTGCTGCCTGGTGGGTCATGGAGGAGGAACTCGGCCCACCGACACTGTGGGGAGGCCGCGTCGGGCCGTGGATGGTGTGGCCGCGCCCCGGCGGCAGCCTCGTTGTGCACTCGCACCACTCCGGCCGAGTGAACCTCGAACTCGTGCACACCGGTCCCAACTCCGACGCGGCGACACAAGGCGGCTTCCGCGGCTCCTGGCGCGCTGCTGACCCGGCCCATCTGCCCGCTGCCCCTGCCGGACCGCACCAGCCCACCACCGGCTGGGACCGGATACAGGAGCGACTCTTTCAGGCGTTGCGTGCTCTCACCCATGACACTCCCTTCCTCCCCGCACGGTTCATCCTCCACCTGGCATCCGCCCATGACCCCCTCCGGTTCGTCCAGTGCTGGAACGACGGCCCGGAGCTCGTCATTGAGGCCACCGGCTACCTGCACCATCCGGAACTCGCCGCCCCCGCCCGCCTGGCCGACAGCGGTTGGAACCTCACCCGGCCGGTCTGGCAGCGCCGTTTTCCCCAAGCCGCCAAGGACTGGGTCAGTTCCCGAACGGCCGCCCGCATGCTAGTCGAAGAATTGAAGAACCTCGGCAGCGATCCGGCCCACCTCGTGCACAGCGGAACCGTCACCGGACGCGGACGTGCCTTTCATCTGGACCTGCCCGAAACAGGCGTACGACGCGGTCGGCCCTGA
- a CDS encoding KedN5 family methylcobalamin-dependent radical SAM C-methyltransferase, whose amino-acid sequence MQQGAWDMPKESMPLAAGYLTAAAQADPVVGPEFDVRIQNFRGGESLGSMARTIFSGVVPDVLAFSVFGWNFNQFGALAETYKSVRPDGWVVFGGTHVAHQAERVFRRFPEVDVVANGEGEFTFRDLLLAFLEEKSPHDLAQVPGISYRDEEGTIHTTAEAPRIDDLDSIPSPFLTGAIPLLDHNGRFPYDVALMETNRGCPYKCSFCYWGGAVGQRMRDFSRERLRAELDLFGYHQIPTVVLCDSNFGMRQPDAEFVEDLVRTREKYGFPQSLETSWAKNKSKTFHNIIRRMKAEGFQSSFTVALQTLDDTALRDMGRSNMRLNEWKDLAAWLAAEGLDAYAELIWGAPGETVDSFLTGYDRLSEHVSRIAVYPLLLLPNTSYTENREVHGFVTVRGDNDDFEYVLANRTVTVAENTMMQRFMFWARMMSENMYFRHIWVPLRELAGLTQSAVLLILSDWFQDSTDSAVAELLGHGREFTDSGLIVESLHKLYADPRFAPIFQQWWDEAILPKVPGQHRPLLNEIFRYDNVTRPIYSGAGAEDAEVRSIDGLPHYVRNGLRFQYAMPHILDAIRASRPFDDEPSPVDLTLAYRVGFDDYLDNHELATYYAGRCLEIRES is encoded by the coding sequence GTGCAACAGGGCGCCTGGGACATGCCCAAAGAATCGATGCCGCTCGCCGCCGGATATCTCACGGCCGCAGCACAGGCCGATCCTGTGGTGGGACCCGAGTTCGACGTACGCATACAGAACTTCCGCGGTGGAGAATCGCTCGGCTCGATGGCGCGCACGATCTTCTCCGGAGTTGTGCCGGACGTGCTGGCGTTCTCGGTCTTCGGCTGGAACTTCAACCAGTTCGGCGCGCTCGCCGAGACCTACAAGTCGGTGCGCCCGGACGGCTGGGTCGTCTTCGGCGGAACGCACGTCGCGCACCAAGCGGAACGCGTCTTCCGACGCTTCCCCGAGGTCGACGTCGTCGCCAACGGCGAGGGAGAGTTCACTTTCCGCGACCTACTGCTCGCCTTCCTGGAGGAGAAGTCGCCGCACGACCTCGCACAGGTGCCGGGAATCTCCTACCGTGACGAGGAAGGCACGATCCACACCACTGCCGAGGCACCGCGCATCGACGACCTGGACAGCATTCCGTCGCCGTTTCTCACCGGGGCCATCCCACTGCTCGACCACAACGGCCGGTTCCCCTACGACGTGGCACTGATGGAGACCAACCGCGGCTGTCCGTACAAGTGCTCGTTCTGTTACTGGGGTGGCGCGGTCGGCCAGCGGATGCGCGACTTCTCCCGCGAACGGCTGCGCGCGGAACTCGACCTCTTCGGCTATCACCAGATTCCGACGGTGGTGTTGTGCGACTCGAACTTCGGCATGCGACAGCCGGACGCGGAGTTCGTCGAGGACCTCGTCAGGACGCGCGAGAAGTACGGGTTCCCGCAGTCGTTGGAGACATCGTGGGCGAAGAACAAGTCCAAGACGTTCCACAACATAATCCGCCGGATGAAGGCCGAGGGGTTCCAGAGCTCGTTCACCGTGGCGCTGCAGACACTGGACGACACCGCGTTGCGTGACATGGGCAGAAGCAACATGCGGCTCAACGAGTGGAAGGACCTGGCGGCATGGCTCGCAGCAGAGGGACTCGACGCCTACGCCGAGCTGATCTGGGGCGCGCCGGGTGAGACGGTCGACTCCTTCCTGACGGGCTACGACCGGCTGTCCGAACATGTGTCCCGCATCGCCGTCTACCCGCTGTTGCTGCTGCCCAACACGAGCTACACGGAGAACCGCGAGGTGCACGGCTTCGTCACCGTGCGCGGCGACAACGACGACTTCGAGTACGTTCTCGCCAACCGCACCGTCACGGTCGCGGAAAACACGATGATGCAGCGATTCATGTTCTGGGCCCGGATGATGAGCGAGAACATGTACTTCCGGCACATCTGGGTGCCGCTGCGGGAGCTCGCCGGGCTCACCCAGAGCGCCGTACTGCTGATCCTGTCGGACTGGTTCCAGGACTCGACCGATTCCGCCGTCGCCGAGCTGCTCGGCCACGGCCGCGAGTTCACCGACTCCGGCCTGATCGTCGAGTCGCTGCACAAGCTCTACGCCGACCCACGTTTCGCGCCGATCTTCCAGCAGTGGTGGGATGAGGCGATCCTGCCGAAGGTACCCGGGCAACACAGGCCGCTACTGAACGAGATCTTCCGCTACGACAATGTGACCCGCCCGATCTACTCCGGTGCGGGTGCCGAGGACGCCGAGGTGCGCAGCATCGACGGCCTGCCGCACTACGTCCGCAACGGCCTGCGGTTCCAGTACGCGATGCCGCACATTCTCGACGCCATCCGCGCGAGCCGGCCGTTCGACGATGAGCCCTCGCCGGTCGATCTGACGCTCGCATATCGCGTCGGTTTCGACGACTATCTCGACAACCACGAACTCGCGACCTACTACGCCGGTCGTTGCCTTGAGATCCGGGAGAGCTGA
- a CDS encoding MbtH family protein codes for MTNPFDDENGVFWVLRNDEDQHSLWPEFAPVPAGWQVVHGPDGRAACLAHVEENWTDLRPASLRRAMDNSTG; via the coding sequence ATGACCAACCCGTTCGACGATGAGAACGGAGTGTTCTGGGTGCTGCGCAACGACGAGGACCAGCACTCGCTGTGGCCGGAGTTCGCTCCGGTGCCCGCCGGGTGGCAAGTGGTGCACGGCCCGGACGGCCGGGCGGCGTGCCTGGCCCATGTCGAGGAGAACTGGACCGACCTGCGTCCGGCCTCCCTGCGCCGCGCCATGGATAACTCGACTGGTTGA
- a CDS encoding adenylyl-sulfate kinase, producing MGAAHAAAGIGYLEVWVGPPLEGCVRRDVKGLHAKANTGQPSGISGMAGWPGRLGWTTRTSRPRHPSCRCVSTAMGSASALGACSASFTGTPRPPVWEGRGGWVRCGSRGCATGDGSPRRRP from the coding sequence GTGGGTGCCGCCCACGCGGCGGCCGGGATCGGCTACCTGGAAGTGTGGGTGGGACCGCCGCTGGAGGGGTGCGTGCGGCGCGACGTGAAGGGACTGCACGCCAAGGCGAACACCGGTCAGCCCAGCGGGATATCCGGGATGGCGGGATGGCCGGGACGGCTGGGGTGGACGACTCGTACGAGCCGTCCGAGGCACCCCAGCTGCCGCTGCGTATCGACCGCCATGGGCTCGGCGAGCGCGTTGGGGGCCTGCTCGGCCTCCTTTACGGGGACGCCCCGGCCCCCCGTGTGGGAGGGCCGGGGCGGTTGGGTCAGATGCGGTAGCCGAGGCTGCGCAACTGGTGACGGATCGCCTCGTCGTCGGCCGTAA
- a CDS encoding DUF6027 family protein: MDGDMDDLAYDATGTPAVRLRQWERCWPPEDPHANFKAEVVDYGLLDPLETVRGMSRNLDIPVGAIVRYVLAKWATGGSGGLLELGPVMVPRLWEPIAAAEEADSDEQRLAAYHQLRQMISWLKLPLDDPTVYPPQ; the protein is encoded by the coding sequence ATGGATGGCGACATGGATGACCTGGCCTACGACGCGACCGGTACGCCGGCGGTTCGGCTGCGCCAATGGGAACGGTGCTGGCCACCGGAGGACCCGCATGCCAACTTCAAGGCCGAGGTGGTCGACTACGGGCTCCTCGATCCGCTGGAGACCGTGCGCGGCATGTCCCGGAACCTGGACATTCCGGTCGGCGCGATCGTCCGGTATGTACTGGCGAAGTGGGCCACCGGCGGCAGTGGCGGCCTGCTCGAACTCGGGCCCGTGATGGTGCCGCGACTGTGGGAGCCGATCGCGGCTGCCGAGGAGGCCGATTCCGACGAGCAGCGGCTCGCGGCGTACCACCAGCTCCGGCAGATGATCTCCTGGCTGAAGCTGCCGCTGGACGACCCCACGGTGTACCCGCCTCAGTAA
- a CDS encoding dimethylarginine dimethylaminohydrolase family protein: MTTTGSELSTHGGPGWVPRVASHVDEVAAGGVWTPCGYRSETAALRSVLLVRPPDSIAAVRQPGASLMLGPVDLPAMRAQCDALADRLRDHGVEVHLTSPAATPNVVFARDLFWMTPAGAVLARMASTQRAGEERHAALALAEAGFPILRTVSGTAVFEGADALWIDPSTVIVGTGFRTNAAGAAEVASAVAELGARVVTVPLAPGVQHLLGTVVFLDSSTAVVHRAASPPELAALLAEYGYRVIALPPDEELTVRRGMNLLVLAPGRVLMPAGCPGIRRTLERAGVAVDEIDISEYLRAAGGIGCVTGVVRREH; this comes from the coding sequence ATGACGACCACTGGATCTGAGCTGAGCACCCACGGCGGCCCGGGGTGGGTCCCCCGGGTGGCATCGCATGTGGACGAAGTCGCGGCCGGGGGTGTGTGGACGCCGTGCGGGTACCGGTCGGAGACGGCCGCGCTGCGGTCCGTGCTGCTGGTCCGCCCGCCGGACAGCATCGCCGCGGTGCGACAGCCGGGGGCCTCGCTCATGCTCGGGCCGGTGGATCTTCCCGCGATGCGGGCGCAGTGCGACGCGTTGGCGGACCGCCTGCGGGACCACGGGGTCGAGGTACATCTGACGTCCCCCGCGGCGACGCCCAACGTGGTGTTCGCGCGGGACCTGTTCTGGATGACCCCGGCCGGGGCGGTGCTGGCGCGGATGGCGTCGACGCAGCGTGCCGGCGAGGAACGGCATGCCGCGCTCGCGCTGGCCGAGGCCGGGTTCCCGATCCTGCGCACGGTGTCCGGCACCGCCGTGTTCGAGGGCGCCGACGCGCTGTGGATCGACCCGTCGACGGTGATCGTCGGTACCGGGTTCCGCACGAACGCGGCCGGCGCGGCCGAGGTCGCCTCGGCGGTCGCGGAACTGGGGGCGCGGGTGGTGACGGTGCCGCTGGCGCCGGGCGTACAGCATCTGCTGGGGACGGTGGTGTTCCTCGACTCGTCCACCGCCGTCGTCCACCGGGCGGCGAGCCCACCGGAGTTGGCGGCGCTGCTCGCCGAGTACGGCTATCGGGTGATCGCGCTGCCGCCGGACGAGGAACTGACGGTGCGACGCGGGATGAACCTCCTGGTGCTCGCGCCGGGGCGGGTGCTGATGCCCGCGGGCTGCCCGGGAATCCGGCGGACGCTGGAGCGGGCAGGTGTGGCCGTCGACGAGATCGACATCAGCGAGTACCTGCGGGCAGCCGGCGGGATCGGCTGCGTGACCGGGGTGGTGCGCCGTGAGCACTGA
- a CDS encoding sulfotransferase family protein produces MPSRTVDRPVAEVVRGLEVLRPLRGTPVPHFRAKVRDLVVIASSSRGGSSMLTELLRSSPHLLHLRAELNPLLRLVGLDHPHSGTGSDVLDAAHWHGLPPRSQALFEAELALDAGSPGTGVENLAVDAAWRLVMQWPGLGLDPVDLVRTAEAVLDRDLPRFARALIGMAGVNPWYYDLPGQSPGPRPVGPPGDVLLEEPPFVLPRPWRPANEHDVATKPLVIKTPGNAYRLDFLRAAFPNARLWVLHLTRNPAASINGLVDGWLHHGFHAYRVDEPLRIAGYADVRPADRHWWKFDLPPCWSTYTAAALPRVCAHQWLSSHRAVLAHGADHTVRFEDLISGPHARAGAVERIADWLGIPFEGPLKQAATDGIAATVATAAPRPGRWRAREEEIRSALSADVLTMAERLGYADDDHWI; encoded by the coding sequence ATGCCTAGCCGCACCGTGGATCGCCCGGTCGCCGAGGTCGTGCGCGGGCTGGAGGTGCTACGACCGCTGCGGGGCACGCCGGTGCCGCACTTCCGTGCGAAGGTGCGCGATCTCGTCGTCATCGCGTCGAGTTCGCGGGGCGGGTCGAGCATGCTCACCGAGTTGCTGCGGTCCTCGCCGCACCTGCTGCACCTGCGCGCCGAGCTGAATCCGTTGCTGCGGCTGGTCGGCCTCGACCACCCGCACAGCGGCACGGGATCCGACGTGCTGGACGCGGCGCACTGGCACGGGCTTCCGCCCCGGTCGCAGGCGTTGTTCGAGGCGGAACTGGCATTGGACGCGGGCTCTCCCGGCACCGGCGTGGAGAACCTGGCGGTGGACGCGGCGTGGCGGCTGGTCATGCAGTGGCCGGGGCTGGGCCTCGACCCCGTCGACCTGGTGCGGACCGCCGAGGCGGTACTGGACCGTGATCTGCCCCGGTTCGCGCGGGCGCTGATCGGTATGGCCGGCGTGAACCCGTGGTACTACGACCTTCCCGGGCAGTCACCGGGACCACGACCGGTCGGGCCGCCCGGTGACGTGCTGCTCGAAGAGCCGCCCTTCGTACTCCCCCGTCCGTGGCGGCCCGCGAACGAACACGATGTCGCCACGAAGCCACTGGTGATCAAGACGCCGGGCAACGCCTACCGGCTCGACTTCCTGCGGGCTGCGTTCCCCAACGCGCGCCTGTGGGTGCTGCACCTGACCAGGAACCCGGCCGCGTCAATCAACGGCCTGGTCGACGGGTGGCTGCACCACGGGTTCCACGCGTACCGGGTGGACGAACCACTGCGCATCGCCGGATACGCCGACGTACGGCCGGCCGACCGGCACTGGTGGAAGTTCGACCTACCACCCTGCTGGTCCACGTACACCGCCGCCGCCCTGCCCCGGGTCTGCGCCCACCAGTGGTTGTCGAGTCACCGTGCGGTGCTCGCGCACGGGGCGGATCACACGGTGCGATTCGAGGACCTGATCAGCGGTCCGCACGCCCGCGCGGGCGCCGTCGAGCGGATCGCGGACTGGCTGGGGATCCCGTTCGAAGGGCCGCTGAAGCAGGCCGCGACCGACGGCATCGCCGCCACTGTGGCCACCGCCGCACCCCGCCCCGGCCGGTGGCGGGCGCGCGAGGAGGAGATTCGGTCCGCACTGAGCGCCGACGTGCTCACGATGGCGGAGAGGCTTGGTTATGCCGATGACGACCACTGGATCTGA